In Bacteriovorax stolpii, a single genomic region encodes these proteins:
- the dnaE gene encoding DNA polymerase III subunit alpha yields MSFLETHKDSFVHLHLHTQYSLLDGAIRLKDLIKRAQELGVPAIAQTDHGNMFGAIDFYTQCKAAGIKPILGSEIYFTPGSRFEKGALKKQKVVGSQDEMESRHQIHHLILLCKNETGYQNLCKLLSRAYMEGFYYKPRADYELLREFSEGLICTTACLKGEVGYNFFTDQDDRAIKAIEKLRDLFGEDFYLEIQENGIPEQIPVNKKIIEYARANNVNLVATNDCHYLTREDAAAQEVLLCVQTGKTLMDEQRMKLTTNEFFYKSPQEMREAFHYAPDACDNTLRIADKCNVKFNWKDEKGNQIYHLPDYPIETDETAPDYFARQAREGLEKRFNGPHFIKLRAQENWESEVKPKYLERLEDELAMIIKMGFPGYFLIVSDFIKWAKTHGCPVGPGRGSGAGSIVAYALDITNVDPIPFNLLFERFINPERISMPDFDVDFCQDNRYRVIEYVTQKYGEERVGQIITFGKLQAKAVIKDVSRVFGLTFGEADVISKLIPEELKMTIDKAMEMEPKLGELMESDSRVKQVINISRRLEGLLRHASIHAAGVIITNLPLVTYCPLFKGREGEKVIQFDKDFSEKIGLVKFDFLGLKTLTVIESASNFIRRDKDAAFDIENIDLEDPKVYEFISKGETIGVFQLESSGMIDLCKRIAPGSIDDISSINALYRPGPLESGIVDEFIEIKHGRQKTHYPFESLEPVLKDTYGVIIYQEQVMNVARIVAGYSLGQADMLRRAMGKKKADEMAHHRQIFMKGAEERGYDLKVASELFDKMEKFAEYGFNKSHAVAYSVISYQTAWLKYYYPAQFFAALLSTELGSMDKITQYINDAKHFNIEVLPPDVNESLWPFNVVGTNIRFGMGAVKNVGQNAVEEIVRERTENGPFKGFLDFCERINLKIVNTRVFESLIKVGAFDSIEKLNRKTLLENLEMILAYCKKRQEEASLGLVSLFDLGGESMSQTAESNLDIQEVRDFDDLEKLNHEAELMGIYISGHPLDRYKNLMKELSTMPIGHVQDILGSDQKRTMTLAGKISGRKNILTKKGDKMCFATLEDLDAKIECIVFPKVFAEYEMILSSDEPVLVEGFVNLQENPRKIFADKILKLKEHSENKITGVRINVDLSDLTEMKLNKLRQVLLSYRGATPMHMIFEGPGGKARLPLGEEFLINPTPQMAHQINEVFNRDAVKFIIDGRLEDVHAQ; encoded by the coding sequence ATGTCCTTTTTAGAGACCCACAAAGACAGTTTCGTGCACCTGCATTTGCACACCCAATACTCACTTCTGGACGGAGCAATCCGTTTAAAAGATTTAATCAAAAGAGCACAAGAGCTTGGAGTTCCAGCGATCGCGCAAACCGATCACGGAAACATGTTTGGTGCGATTGATTTCTATACTCAATGTAAAGCCGCCGGCATTAAACCTATTCTTGGATCTGAAATTTATTTCACTCCTGGATCGCGTTTTGAAAAAGGGGCACTAAAAAAGCAGAAGGTCGTTGGATCTCAGGATGAGATGGAGTCTCGCCACCAGATTCACCACTTGATTCTTTTATGTAAAAACGAAACAGGATACCAAAACCTTTGTAAGCTTCTTTCTCGCGCTTACATGGAAGGTTTTTATTATAAACCTCGCGCAGACTATGAACTTCTTCGCGAATTTTCTGAAGGACTAATCTGTACGACGGCCTGCCTAAAGGGAGAAGTTGGATACAACTTCTTTACCGATCAGGACGACCGCGCGATTAAGGCCATCGAAAAACTAAGAGACCTCTTTGGTGAAGATTTCTATTTAGAGATTCAGGAAAACGGAATTCCTGAGCAGATCCCGGTTAACAAAAAAATTATTGAATACGCCCGCGCTAATAACGTAAACCTTGTTGCAACTAACGACTGTCACTACCTGACCCGCGAAGATGCGGCCGCACAGGAAGTTCTGCTGTGTGTGCAGACGGGGAAGACGTTAATGGATGAACAGCGTATGAAGCTGACGACCAATGAATTCTTCTACAAGTCTCCACAAGAGATGAGAGAGGCTTTTCATTACGCTCCGGATGCTTGTGATAACACTTTAAGAATCGCCGATAAGTGCAACGTTAAGTTCAACTGGAAAGATGAAAAAGGAAATCAGATTTACCATCTTCCAGATTATCCAATTGAAACTGATGAAACAGCGCCAGATTACTTCGCTCGTCAGGCGAGAGAAGGTTTAGAGAAGCGCTTTAACGGTCCACACTTTATCAAACTTCGCGCTCAGGAAAACTGGGAGAGCGAAGTGAAGCCAAAATACTTAGAACGTCTTGAAGACGAATTGGCGATGATTATTAAAATGGGATTCCCTGGATACTTCCTGATCGTATCGGACTTCATCAAGTGGGCCAAGACTCACGGCTGCCCGGTAGGTCCAGGACGTGGTTCGGGAGCAGGATCAATCGTTGCTTATGCTCTGGACATCACCAACGTCGACCCGATTCCATTCAACTTACTCTTTGAGAGATTCATCAACCCTGAACGTATTTCGATGCCGGACTTCGACGTCGACTTCTGTCAGGATAACCGCTACAGAGTTATTGAATATGTAACTCAAAAATACGGTGAAGAACGCGTAGGACAGATCATTACTTTCGGTAAGCTTCAAGCGAAGGCCGTTATTAAAGACGTTTCCCGCGTATTTGGTCTGACATTCGGTGAAGCCGATGTCATTTCAAAGCTCATCCCTGAAGAATTGAAGATGACAATCGACAAAGCGATGGAGATGGAACCAAAGCTTGGCGAATTGATGGAAAGCGACTCGCGTGTAAAACAAGTTATCAATATTTCCCGCCGTCTCGAAGGGCTTCTTCGTCACGCTTCGATTCACGCTGCGGGTGTTATCATTACCAACCTTCCGCTAGTGACTTACTGTCCACTGTTTAAAGGGCGCGAAGGTGAAAAGGTTATTCAGTTTGATAAGGACTTCTCGGAAAAAATCGGTCTGGTAAAATTCGACTTCTTAGGTCTTAAAACTCTGACGGTTATTGAGAGTGCTTCAAACTTCATTAGACGTGATAAAGATGCGGCCTTCGATATTGAAAACATCGATCTTGAAGACCCAAAAGTTTATGAGTTCATTTCAAAAGGTGAAACGATTGGAGTCTTCCAGTTAGAATCCTCGGGGATGATCGACCTGTGTAAGCGTATTGCTCCAGGGTCTATCGACGATATTTCTTCTATCAACGCCCTTTACCGTCCAGGTCCACTTGAATCTGGTATCGTGGATGAGTTCATTGAAATCAAACACGGAAGACAAAAAACTCACTACCCATTCGAGAGTCTTGAGCCGGTTCTAAAAGATACGTACGGAGTTATTATCTACCAAGAGCAGGTAATGAACGTTGCCCGTATTGTTGCCGGATACTCGCTCGGACAAGCGGATATGCTTCGTCGTGCGATGGGGAAAAAGAAAGCTGATGAGATGGCCCACCACCGTCAGATTTTCATGAAAGGGGCCGAAGAGCGCGGATACGATTTAAAAGTGGCCAGCGAGCTTTTCGACAAGATGGAAAAATTCGCTGAATACGGATTCAACAAATCCCACGCCGTTGCTTACTCAGTTATTTCGTACCAGACAGCATGGCTTAAGTACTATTATCCAGCACAATTCTTTGCGGCCCTTCTTTCTACAGAACTTGGGTCAATGGATAAGATCACTCAGTATATCAACGATGCTAAACACTTTAACATCGAAGTTCTTCCTCCAGATGTAAACGAGTCTTTATGGCCGTTTAACGTTGTCGGAACAAACATCCGTTTTGGTATGGGAGCTGTTAAGAACGTCGGTCAAAACGCTGTCGAAGAAATCGTACGTGAAAGAACAGAAAACGGACCATTCAAAGGTTTCCTGGATTTCTGTGAACGTATCAACTTAAAAATTGTAAACACTCGCGTGTTTGAATCGCTGATTAAAGTAGGAGCTTTCGATAGTATCGAAAAGCTAAATAGAAAGACTCTTTTAGAAAACCTGGAAATGATCTTAGCTTACTGTAAAAAGCGCCAGGAAGAAGCTTCTCTGGGATTGGTTTCTCTTTTTGATTTAGGTGGAGAATCAATGTCTCAGACTGCTGAATCAAACTTAGACATTCAGGAAGTAAGAGACTTTGATGACCTGGAAAAACTTAACCACGAAGCGGAGTTGATGGGGATTTACATCTCTGGGCACCCGCTTGATCGTTATAAAAACTTAATGAAAGAGCTCTCGACAATGCCCATTGGCCACGTTCAGGATATCCTGGGCTCCGACCAAAAACGCACGATGACTCTTGCTGGGAAAATCTCTGGCCGCAAAAACATCCTGACGAAAAAAGGTGATAAAATGTGTTTTGCGACTCTGGAAGATTTGGATGCGAAGATTGAATGTATCGTCTTCCCGAAAGTTTTTGCAGAATACGAAATGATTTTAAGCAGTGATGAACCGGTGCTGGTGGAAGGTTTTGTCAACCTTCAGGAAAATCCAAGAAAGATCTTCGCTGATAAAATTTTAAAGCTTAAAGAGCATTCAGAAAACAAGATCACAGGTGTACGTATCAACGTCGACCTTTCTGATTTGACGGAAATGAAGCTCAATAAACTTCGCCAGGTTCTTCTTTCTTACCGTGGCGCCACTCCAATGCACATGATCTTTGAAGGTCCGGGCGGAAAGGCGAGACTGCCGTTAGGGGAAGAATTTTTAATTAATCCAACGCCACAGATGGCCCATCAGATTAATGAAGTGTTTAACCGCGATGCTGTTAAGTTCATTATCGATGGAAGACTAGAGGATGTTCATGCTCAATAA
- a CDS encoding quinone-dependent dihydroorotate dehydrogenase codes for MKGTSFSFINLYKITYPFFKNIAFAMDAERAHELTIHSMKSLGGLLPDHKDDPRFHFKAMGLDFKNPIGLAAGLDKNAEAIGFLTALPFGFVEVGTVTPKAQAGNDKPRLFRYPEEESLRNRMGFNNFGSEVILENVKNARRRHKILGVNLGKNKVTSNEDAPKDYAVLYKDFAPYSDYLVINVSSPNTPGLRDLLKDAGLRQIFEAVDSERKKNHKPLLVKVSPDMALEELSSVVGLVNEYKLDGIIATNTTIMKERGEGGISGKLLTKKARETREYLLKEMKHSHSEGILIGVGGISSFDDLMDFWRAGGGLAQIYSAFIFQGPAMLFEIEARLDLEFKKRGVKTFEEFLHSVRL; via the coding sequence TTGAAGGGGACTTCGTTCAGCTTTATTAACCTGTATAAAATCACTTACCCATTTTTTAAAAATATCGCTTTTGCCATGGACGCTGAACGCGCCCATGAACTGACGATTCACTCGATGAAGTCCCTTGGTGGATTGCTTCCTGATCACAAAGATGACCCGCGCTTTCACTTTAAAGCGATGGGACTCGACTTTAAAAATCCTATAGGGCTCGCAGCAGGTCTTGATAAAAATGCAGAAGCGATTGGTTTTTTAACTGCTCTGCCTTTTGGTTTTGTCGAAGTGGGAACCGTCACTCCTAAAGCTCAGGCCGGAAACGATAAACCTCGTTTGTTTCGTTACCCGGAAGAAGAGTCATTAAGAAACCGCATGGGCTTTAACAATTTCGGATCAGAAGTGATCTTAGAAAATGTGAAAAACGCCCGCCGTCGCCATAAAATTCTCGGAGTGAACTTAGGTAAAAATAAAGTGACGTCTAATGAAGATGCACCTAAGGACTACGCTGTTTTATACAAAGACTTTGCTCCTTATTCTGATTATCTGGTGATCAACGTTTCATCACCAAATACACCGGGGCTTCGCGACCTTTTAAAAGACGCTGGTCTTCGCCAGATCTTTGAGGCCGTCGATAGCGAAAGAAAAAAAAATCACAAACCACTCTTAGTTAAAGTCTCACCGGATATGGCGCTTGAAGAACTCTCTTCAGTTGTAGGCCTGGTAAATGAATACAAGCTCGATGGAATTATCGCGACTAATACGACGATTATGAAAGAGCGTGGAGAAGGCGGGATCAGTGGAAAGCTTCTTACGAAAAAAGCGCGCGAGACACGCGAGTACTTATTAAAAGAAATGAAACATTCTCACTCCGAAGGAATTCTGATTGGTGTCGGTGGTATTTCTTCCTTTGATGATTTAATGGATTTCTGGAGAGCGGGCGGAGGCCTGGCCCAGATTTACTCTGCTTTTATTTTTCAGGGGCCGGCAATGCTCTTTGAGATCGAAGCACGGCTTGATCTTGAATTCAAAAAAAGAGGAGTGAAGACCTTCGAAGAATTTCTTCACTCCGTTCGACTTTAA
- the queC gene encoding 7-cyano-7-deazaguanine synthase QueC: MTQKSRDLAVCLVSGGMDSLVCAAIANTEYENLAFLHLNYGQKTEERELESFKKIAEFYKVPKNLQKIIDVSFLKQIGGSSLTDDNIDVKKYKGDSEEIPDSYVPFRNTHIISMAVSWAEVVGAKKIFIGAVYEDSSGYPDCRPSYYKAVNALIKEGTKNGDIEVITPVIFMKKDEIVKKAVELHAPLEFSYSCYERNDKACGVCDSCALRLRGFQKAGIEDPIEYVTRPKY; the protein is encoded by the coding sequence ATGACACAAAAAAGTAGAGATTTAGCAGTATGTTTAGTAAGCGGTGGAATGGACTCACTAGTGTGTGCCGCCATCGCCAATACCGAATATGAAAATCTTGCTTTCCTGCATTTGAACTACGGTCAAAAAACTGAAGAGCGCGAACTTGAGAGCTTCAAGAAGATCGCTGAGTTTTACAAAGTTCCAAAGAATCTTCAAAAGATTATTGACGTGTCTTTCTTAAAGCAAATCGGCGGCTCTTCACTGACTGACGATAATATCGACGTCAAAAAATACAAAGGCGATTCAGAGGAGATCCCTGATTCATACGTGCCTTTTAGAAATACGCACATCATCTCTATGGCCGTTTCATGGGCCGAAGTGGTGGGCGCTAAAAAGATCTTTATCGGAGCTGTCTACGAAGACTCTTCTGGATACCCGGACTGCCGTCCTTCTTACTACAAAGCGGTCAATGCGCTTATTAAAGAAGGGACAAAAAACGGCGATATCGAAGTGATCACTCCGGTGATCTTCATGAAAAAAGACGAGATCGTAAAAAAGGCCGTTGAGCTTCATGCTCCTCTGGAATTTAGTTATTCTTGTTATGAAAGAAACGACAAAGCTTGTGGAGTGTGTGACTCATGCGCGCTTCGCTTAAGAGGTTTCCAGAAGGCCGGGATTGAAGATCCAATTGAGTATGTGACGAGACCTAAATACTAG
- a CDS encoding phospho-sugar mutase, producing MASKTTLEKAKEWAQNSYFSPESRAEISALIEANNQKEIDERFYKDLEFGTGGMRSIRGQGINRINIYTIRKATQALCLEVLAQKSANPSICISYDSRIWSFELAKVAAEVMAGNGVKAYIYKHLNPVALLSFAVRSHKSMAGVMVTASHNPPEYNGYKVFWSDGAQVTPPNDQNIINNYYGITDFTTIKTMGFDEAVKAGMISWIDDSVEESYYKAILSKSINPQICKDNGGKLKVIYTPIHGAGLVPCSRALADLGFTNVHVVPEQAKPDGNFPTVKSPNPENPSALKMAVDLMEKLGGDIVMGSDPDTDRLGVAIKVDGKIHYLTGNQIGILKLHYMLSEMKQKGNLDGENYVVKSVVTTPLLDTIAKKFGVEIYNTLTGFKWICGKMNELEKTAPQKRFVFATEESFGYLCHNFARDKDGVSSVSQMAEVALFYKLKGMNLLDALDKIYEEFGFSREDLLSLDYFGIEGQEKISRIMTNFRNFSDNTILGHKLVQIKDYSKGIEGLPKSNVLGFFFENGNQVYLRPSGTEPKIKFYIMIQEREGTLSNKKINAEIKATQFLDYFKAASERA from the coding sequence ATGGCGTCTAAAACAACATTGGAAAAAGCAAAAGAATGGGCCCAAAACTCTTATTTTAGCCCTGAATCCAGAGCAGAAATAAGTGCCTTGATTGAGGCCAATAACCAAAAAGAAATTGATGAGCGCTTCTACAAAGACCTCGAGTTTGGAACTGGTGGTATGAGAAGTATCAGAGGCCAGGGAATTAACCGCATTAATATTTATACAATCAGAAAGGCTACACAGGCCCTCTGCCTTGAAGTGCTGGCGCAAAAGAGTGCCAATCCTTCAATCTGTATCAGCTACGACTCTCGCATCTGGTCTTTTGAACTGGCAAAAGTCGCTGCTGAAGTCATGGCCGGAAATGGCGTTAAAGCTTACATCTACAAGCACCTTAACCCGGTTGCTCTTTTATCTTTTGCTGTCCGCTCTCACAAGTCGATGGCAGGAGTCATGGTTACGGCTTCTCACAATCCACCTGAGTATAACGGGTATAAAGTTTTTTGGTCTGATGGAGCGCAAGTCACTCCACCAAATGATCAAAACATCATCAACAACTATTACGGGATCACTGACTTCACAACCATCAAAACGATGGGCTTTGATGAAGCTGTGAAAGCGGGAATGATTTCGTGGATCGACGACTCAGTTGAAGAGTCTTACTACAAGGCCATTCTAAGTAAATCAATCAACCCACAAATATGCAAAGATAATGGTGGAAAACTAAAAGTGATCTACACTCCCATTCACGGAGCTGGCCTTGTTCCCTGCTCGCGCGCACTGGCCGATTTGGGATTCACTAATGTTCACGTTGTTCCTGAGCAGGCAAAACCAGACGGGAATTTTCCAACTGTAAAGAGCCCAAATCCGGAAAACCCATCGGCATTAAAAATGGCCGTAGACCTAATGGAAAAGCTTGGCGGCGATATTGTTATGGGAAGCGACCCGGACACTGACCGTCTTGGTGTAGCGATTAAAGTTGATGGAAAGATCCACTACCTGACAGGAAACCAAATCGGAATTTTAAAACTGCACTACATGCTTTCTGAGATGAAACAAAAAGGAAATCTCGATGGCGAAAACTACGTCGTCAAATCAGTCGTAACAACTCCCCTTCTGGATACAATCGCTAAGAAATTCGGCGTAGAAATCTACAACACTCTGACTGGTTTCAAATGGATTTGTGGAAAGATGAACGAGCTGGAAAAGACAGCTCCACAAAAAAGGTTCGTTTTTGCGACAGAGGAATCTTTTGGATACCTTTGCCACAACTTCGCCCGCGATAAAGACGGGGTAAGCTCAGTGTCTCAGATGGCGGAAGTGGCCCTTTTCTATAAACTAAAAGGCATGAACCTCCTGGACGCTCTCGATAAAATCTATGAAGAATTCGGCTTTTCTAGAGAGGATTTATTGTCTCTGGACTATTTCGGCATTGAAGGGCAAGAAAAAATTTCACGAATCATGACAAACTTCAGAAACTTCAGCGATAACACTATCCTTGGACATAAACTGGTGCAGATCAAGGATTACTCTAAGGGAATCGAAGGGCTTCCAAAGAGCAACGTGCTGGGCTTCTTCTTTGAAAACGGCAACCAGGTTTATCTTCGCCCATCTGGAACAGAACCTAAGATTAAGTTCTACATCATGATCCAGGAGCGCGAGGGCACTCTTTCAAATAAAAAAATTAATGCCGAAATCAAGGCCACACAGTTCCTCGATTATTTTAAAGCGGCATCAGAACGAGCATAA
- a CDS encoding ferredoxin produces the protein MANKSMKHKLNIAGAWYCTDPDDDNGEGCIACNVCYTGAPEFFKEDEDGNAYVWKQPVTAADIELCQEQLEACPVASIGKDG, from the coding sequence ATGGCCAACAAAAGTATGAAGCATAAGCTCAATATCGCTGGAGCATGGTACTGCACAGATCCAGATGATGATAACGGAGAAGGATGTATCGCTTGTAACGTGTGTTACACGGGTGCACCTGAGTTCTTTAAAGAAGACGAAGACGGTAACGCCTATGTTTGGAAACAACCAGTCACAGCGGCGGATATCGAACTTTGCCAAGAGCAGCTTGAAGCTTGTCCTGTAGCTTCAATCGGAAAAGACGGTTAA
- a CDS encoding putative Na+/H+ antiporter, with protein sequence MQVSSLEIVGTALFFLAIIHTFLVSKFEHIADRKPKGSFAANIWHYLAEVEVVFGLWALVFLIFYLFLSGAESAIGYIDSLNYTEPAFVFVIMCIAATRPVVILAEKVIGFFARIIPGVEEKMAFYLSALIIGPILGSFITEPAAMTVTALILLDAFYKTQVSLKFKYATLGLLFVNVSIGGTLTHFAAPPVLMVASKWSWDTVYMLEHFGYKSLLAILISTSLYAFFFKKELKGYVKQKEKKADYLAPAWWKIFFHVVFLFLVVYTAHHPKVFIGVFAFFLGFVKITEKFQDPLKIKTSFLVAFFLAGLVTLGGMQAWWLKPLLSSMSDLALFVGATSLTAITDNAALTYLGSLVELSESSKYSLVAGAVAGGGLTVIANAPNPAGFGILKDTFGADGINPVRLFLWALIPTIIGMICLLVLPTVHFFN encoded by the coding sequence GTGCAGGTCTCTTCTTTAGAAATTGTCGGCACGGCGCTTTTTTTCCTCGCTATTATTCACACATTCCTGGTCAGCAAGTTTGAACATATTGCTGACCGGAAACCGAAAGGCTCTTTTGCTGCTAACATTTGGCACTATCTTGCCGAAGTAGAAGTTGTCTTTGGCCTATGGGCCCTTGTCTTTCTTATTTTCTATCTTTTTTTAAGTGGCGCAGAGTCTGCCATTGGTTACATCGATTCACTTAACTATACAGAGCCCGCCTTTGTTTTTGTTATCATGTGTATTGCGGCCACCAGGCCCGTGGTTATTTTGGCTGAAAAAGTCATCGGCTTTTTTGCGCGCATTATTCCCGGTGTCGAAGAAAAAATGGCCTTCTATTTATCCGCTCTCATTATTGGACCGATTCTGGGTTCTTTTATTACTGAGCCCGCGGCCATGACGGTGACGGCCCTCATTCTTTTAGATGCCTTTTATAAAACTCAAGTCTCGCTCAAATTTAAATACGCCACTCTTGGCCTGTTGTTTGTGAATGTTTCAATTGGCGGAACACTCACTCATTTTGCAGCCCCTCCAGTTTTAATGGTGGCAAGCAAGTGGAGTTGGGACACAGTGTATATGCTGGAGCATTTTGGCTATAAGTCTCTTCTGGCCATTTTGATTTCAACATCGCTTTATGCTTTTTTCTTTAAGAAAGAACTTAAAGGTTATGTAAAACAAAAAGAAAAAAAGGCCGATTACCTGGCCCCTGCCTGGTGGAAAATTTTCTTCCACGTGGTGTTTTTATTTTTAGTTGTCTACACCGCTCATCACCCAAAAGTATTTATTGGAGTATTTGCTTTTTTCCTTGGGTTTGTGAAGATCACCGAAAAGTTCCAGGACCCTTTAAAGATCAAAACATCTTTTTTGGTAGCGTTTTTCCTGGCGGGACTAGTAACTCTAGGGGGAATGCAGGCGTGGTGGTTAAAGCCACTTTTATCCAGCATGAGTGACCTGGCCTTATTTGTTGGAGCAACTTCATTAACGGCGATTACAGACAATGCGGCCTTAACTTACCTAGGAAGTCTGGTCGAGTTGTCAGAGAGTTCAAAATACTCTTTAGTGGCCGGAGCTGTCGCTGGTGGTGGACTTACAGTTATTGCGAATGCCCCAAATCCTGCCGGATTTGGAATTTTAAAAGACACTTTTGGTGCTGATGGCATCAATCCTGTGAGACTTTTCTTATGGGCACTAATCCCCACAATCATCGGAATGATCTGTTTATTAGTGCTTCCGACTGTTCATTTTTTTAATTAA
- a CDS encoding branched-chain amino acid aminotransferase: MGQIVINKDLAKAISDFQLPENLGFGNVMAPVMASCSYENGKWGPLELLPYGPITMYPTAKVLHYAQEIFEGMKAYRVNGKGPFIFRPEENHLRFNRSAERMAMPHVPYNIFMQAVLDVTAYSSNFVPRRTGESLYLRPFMFASEESLGIKPAEKFKFMVIASPSGSYFSGAGLSVYIERENARAFPGGTGFAKTGGNYAAGLAAAITTKNLGFVQTLWLDAVHKKYIEEMSGMNVFVVINNELHTSTLGDTILDGITRKSLITLAQDLGYKVVERKIDVDEMLADIKSGKCTEAFACGTAAIITPINYFGEANGDRYPLHYPDGKVSTILREKLLAIQEGREQDPYKWVTVVEPKTLN, translated from the coding sequence ATGGGCCAAATCGTAATCAATAAAGACCTGGCAAAGGCCATCTCAGACTTTCAACTTCCGGAGAATTTAGGATTCGGAAATGTCATGGCACCAGTGATGGCGAGTTGCTCATATGAGAATGGAAAATGGGGTCCGCTTGAACTTCTTCCTTACGGGCCAATCACAATGTATCCAACGGCCAAAGTTCTTCACTACGCTCAGGAAATTTTTGAAGGAATGAAAGCTTATCGTGTTAACGGAAAAGGTCCTTTTATTTTCCGTCCTGAAGAAAATCACCTGCGCTTTAATCGCTCAGCTGAAAGAATGGCGATGCCGCACGTCCCTTACAATATTTTCATGCAAGCGGTTTTAGATGTAACAGCTTATTCTTCAAACTTTGTTCCAAGAAGAACTGGTGAATCGCTTTACCTTCGCCCTTTCATGTTTGCTTCGGAAGAGTCTCTGGGAATCAAACCTGCTGAAAAATTCAAGTTCATGGTCATCGCTTCTCCCTCTGGTTCATACTTCTCTGGAGCCGGTCTTTCAGTTTACATTGAAAGAGAAAATGCCCGCGCTTTCCCAGGAGGAACTGGGTTTGCAAAAACTGGTGGAAACTATGCTGCTGGTTTAGCTGCGGCCATCACCACAAAAAATTTAGGATTCGTTCAGACGCTATGGCTGGATGCTGTTCATAAAAAATACATCGAAGAAATGTCGGGAATGAACGTGTTTGTTGTCATCAACAACGAACTTCACACGTCGACTCTGGGAGATACAATCCTGGATGGAATCACCCGCAAATCGCTTATCACTCTGGCGCAGGACCTTGGTTACAAAGTTGTTGAGAGAAAAATTGATGTGGACGAAATGCTTGCAGATATCAAGTCTGGCAAGTGTACAGAAGCGTTTGCTTGCGGTACTGCGGCCATCATCACTCCGATCAATTATTTTGGTGAGGCCAATGGCGATAGATACCCACTTCACTACCCGGATGGAAAAGTTTCAACTATCCTGAGAGAAAAGCTCCTAGCTATCCAGGAAGGCCGCGAACAGGACCCATATAAATGGGTCACTGTTGTCGAACCAAAAACTCTTAATTAA